Within the Sulfitobacter sp. JL08 genome, the region TGTCGTTCACGGCATATTTGCCGATGTAGTCATCTGTTGCCTGATCCCTGTGCGACTTTGATGCGACCACCAAAAGAGCCGAATTGTCAGGTTTAGAGACTGATATCGGGCTGCACTGACCGATACTGTCTTTCTTGAATGGCCCCTGTTCTTCAACAGACTGACCGTCCGCGCGGGTGAAGAACATGCGATCTTTCGCGGGTGCGTATACGACACCCCGTGTCGGAACCCCTTTTTCAACCAAAGCGATGTTGACGGTAAAATCACCACGCCGGTTGATGAATTCCTTGGTGCCATCCAGCGGATCAACGATCAGAAATGTATCACCTTTCGCGCTGTGCGATGCTGCCTGTTCTTCCGTCACCAGCATCATATCGGGAAATGCCAGTCTTAACCCATCCGAAATAATCGCGTCGGCGGCTTCATCTGCTGCGGTTACGGGGCTTTCGTCTGATTTTACTTTCACATCGAAATCGTCGGAATCGTAAATATCCATGATGACCTCGCCGGCTTTCAATGCCAGTTCACGGATCACAGGCACAAGGACCTCATAATTCAAAGGAATACTCCTGTTGTCACTCTTGTTGAAATGTCTTCACTTGATCTTTATGCTTGCCACATATCGGAACATCAAGAATTCCGTGTCACGTTCCCCGCTCAAAAGGGCAAATCAGGCATGTTTCAATACGAACGCAAGCAATCAATGTTTGGGTCCGCTCTTTCCCTGTTAGAGCTGATCTATCATTCCGTTGTCCGCAGCGTGCGTAAAACGCACGGCAATGCGTTTCTGGCGATTGCCACGAACATGCTTCAGGCCGTCATTTTCGTGGCGGCCTTTTTCTTCATGTTTTCGATCCTCGGTTTGCGCGGCGCGGCGTTGCGCGGTGATTTTCTGATTTACATCATGACAGGCATTTTCCTGTTTCTGACGCATATCAAAACAGTCGGGGCTGTTGTCGGTGCTGAAGGCCCGGCAAGCCCGATGATGCAACACGCCCCCATGAATACGATTGTCGCAATTGCGGCCGCCGCATTCGGCGCGCTTTACATACAGGTACTGTCGCTTTTCACGATCCTGTTCATTTATCACGTGGCCTTTACGCCCCTGGTGATTGATCAGCCTGTCGCGACATTCGGAATGTTGTTGCTGTCGTGGTTCACCGGTCTGGCGGTCGGGATCGTGTTTCTGGCGATCAAGCCCTGGGCGCCCGGTTTTGTCACGATTGCCAGTACGATTTACCAGCGCGCGAACATGATCGCGTCGGGCAAGATGTTTGTGGCCAACTCTTTACCAACATTCATGTTGAACCTGTTTGACTGGAACCCGCTGTTTCATTGCATCGATCAATCGCGCGGATTTGCATTTATCAACTACAACCCCCGATACACGTCCGTTGAATATCCGCTTATCGTTGCGGTGGTCCTGATCATGATCGGATTGATGGGTGAGTTTTACACCCGGCGGCATGCATCTGTCAGTTGGGGTGCGCGCCTGTAGCTGACGCCTGAATTCGCAGGCTCAGCCGTGCGTCAGGTCGCTATACGCAATGTCAGATTTATGCGCCCGCCTTTGGGCAGCAATCGCGACGAACCGAACCTGATCCGGTCTATGCCATGATAGGCAAGGCGCGCATCGCCCGTCATCACCACAACGTCGCCCGATTGTAACCAGACAGATCGGGTTTGCCCGCCCCGTTTCGTTTGGCCGACCCGAAAAAGGGCATCATCACCCAGCGATACGGATACAACCGGCCAGTTCAGATCTGCCTCGTCCTTGTCTTGATGCAACGACATACGCGCATTTTCTGAATAGAAGTTTATCAAACAACTGTCCGGCAGGCGATCAACTCCGGAAACCTGTCGCCAGATATCCAGCACCTGATCGGGAATCTCGGGCCAGACTGTGCCCGCCGGATGGGTTTGCGCATAACGGTATCCGCTTTGGTCAGAATACCATCCGACAGATCCCGCCGAAGTCATGCGAACGCTCATTTTTTGGCCCTGCGGTGTCTGCGGCGAAAACATCGGAGCTTGCGCAATGACCTGCCGCAAATCCTCGACCAGCGACGCTTGTGCCCCCGGTGACAACAGGTCTTTGTATATATCAAAGCCGTGAAAGCTCAGCTTTTTCATAGCCTGTTTTCCTGTCATTGACGAAAC harbors:
- the cysQ gene encoding 3'(2'),5'-bisphosphate nucleotidase CysQ encodes the protein MNYEVLVPVIRELALKAGEVIMDIYDSDDFDVKVKSDESPVTAADEAADAIISDGLRLAFPDMMLVTEEQAASHSAKGDTFLIVDPLDGTKEFINRRGDFTVNIALVEKGVPTRGVVYAPAKDRMFFTRADGQSVEEQGPFKKDSIGQCSPISVSKPDNSALLVVASKSHRDQATDDYIGKYAVNDMKSAGSSLKFCLVATGEADLYPRVGRTMEWDTAAGHAVLKGAGGDVVRFEDHSPLMYGKDGFANPFFIAYAPGVDLKAP
- a CDS encoding ABC transporter permease, coding for MFQYERKQSMFGSALSLLELIYHSVVRSVRKTHGNAFLAIATNMLQAVIFVAAFFFMFSILGLRGAALRGDFLIYIMTGIFLFLTHIKTVGAVVGAEGPASPMMQHAPMNTIVAIAAAAFGALYIQVLSLFTILFIYHVAFTPLVIDQPVATFGMLLLSWFTGLAVGIVFLAIKPWAPGFVTIASTIYQRANMIASGKMFVANSLPTFMLNLFDWNPLFHCIDQSRGFAFINYNPRYTSVEYPLIVAVVLIMIGLMGEFYTRRHASVSWGARL
- a CDS encoding alpha-ketoglutarate-dependent dioxygenase AlkB family protein, which encodes MKKLSFHGFDIYKDLLSPGAQASLVEDLRQVIAQAPMFSPQTPQGQKMSVRMTSAGSVGWYSDQSGYRYAQTHPAGTVWPEIPDQVLDIWRQVSGVDRLPDSCLINFYSENARMSLHQDKDEADLNWPVVSVSLGDDALFRVGQTKRGGQTRSVWLQSGDVVVMTGDARLAYHGIDRIRFGSSRLLPKGGRINLTLRIAT